The DNA region acatttttataactgCTAGCACATGTAAGCTGGAGACATTTATAGAAACATTAAGGTTTAAACTGTatttataaaactaaaatatatattttttttatttcagatCTTTTAAGGGAGTATTCCCTTATGCTGTGTACTTATAATAAAAGATAATTCACATAGTTTAAAAATACAACACATCAAATGATATTTACATTTTCattcaaatttttatatttttgcaaattaaagctaaatattacataaaatattattttttaggaaTTAAATTTCAAGTAGTTTATGTTCGTAACATAGTATTTTAACAGTTGTCGATGGACTTGATTGCCTATTATACTTACCAAAATGCCTTATTTTCCTAAAGTAATGTGTtcccaaactttttttggggcttCAATTTTCCCAGTTTAACCCACTTTTCAATGCATCTTGTTTCATCCATCTGCCATGCTGGCTCTCCACAATTTATCATCCTAATCGAAGTACACAACAGCAATACAACTTTTTAATTGGCTCATCCCGCCCCTTACGCCATCTCCTCTTGGCGTTAAACGCATTTGTGCCAGCTTGAAGCCCGTAAAAGCCACTAGAATAGAAACTCTCTCCGGGGAGAAAGTATGCTCCATTCCATCCATTTCCCCCGGCAACAGAAAACCAACCATTTACGCATTTTATGCAAGCTTACGCATTTCGCAATGCCTGATGGATTGCGGGTGCGGGGGGAATTTAGCCGTAATACGAGTCGGACGAGGCGGAGAAGCTCGGCTTGATAAACTATAAGCCACAAATTTGCATGAAGCCGTCGCCTTCGACTACAAATTGCCATTAAATGCAGGCAACAAGGGGCGTTTTGCTGgctggtgggcgtggccgtTAACGAATCCCCCAGCACAACCCACCCACCTCACCTGGCTGTCCCAACAATAACTGACACCAGTTGCTCGGCTCTTTCCACTTTCCACTTTGTTGCAACAATTTGCGCGCCTGGAGCGCCGGCTGAGGATGTGGCATGTTTGGGCGATGTTGCACTTGAAATAAACCATcaaagaatttaaaaacatttttttaaacaatttttaattaagttttcaattaaatactCTAAATAATAGTTCTTACAATAATCAAAggatttcaattaaaaagattctttgtttatttaataagcTTAAAATCGTTTTGCCACCAAAATAGGATCATTTTGAAgtaatgaaaatatataaaattattttgttgattaaataaatttgaagTAATTGAAAAAGTTACAAGACAAAGGCCACTttcaataattataataatattcaaaatattaaagtatAATTATTTAAGTTAAGTCAAGGTATTTATTgaagtatttatatatttttttaaacattttttctaaGATATAATACACTTATTCTTATCCCACTTTTTTCTTACGAAAGCAGAACTAGTATTCAATTTTTCCCCGTGCAGGCTGCTGCTTCATTGcatttaattcatttttattgcAGAAGCTTACAGACAGATAGTGGGATAGGATATAGGTGTGGAGCCGGCGCCGCCAGGACGAAGGAGTAGTAAAGGCCACTTGGGTGTGCTCTTTAAATTATATTGGGCAGAATTTTATGCAGTTGGAGATGCTAAGCAAGGCGATCCAAGGGATGCGGCTGCCCGCCGCTCCGTCCTTCATTCGGCATCCTTCGCCCTTCGTCCTTCAGGATCCGGATCCCTCCGGCGCTGCATGCCATACAAAAGTTTTTACAAAGTAGCTGCGGCAGCTGCTGCAAGTTTGAACAGCATCCATGATGGCAAAAGGAGCGCAATGGGAAAGGGGCAAAGGGGGTGAAAGGGCGCGCACAGACAGGCATTTTGATGAAGCTGCCTTATATATTGGGTGCGGGCTTTCGCTGGGTGGCCCTGCTCCTTGCAGGAGCCGCTTCTTGCAACAGCATAATTTAAATAGCATGTAAATTAGACGGAAGTCTAAAATGAGTGCATAATGTCTGCTAAAAGTGTTCTAAGTGATTGTAATTTAGGTAAAAGTTCCAGCGAAAGCGCGCTTAGGGTCTTTCGTGGCCGATAAACTCTGGACGGGGGCAATTTCGCGGCATTCTAATGCCCGATTAGCGACCTCCCCTAATGGAATAATAATCCGAAGCACCGGAGTAAATttaataaagcaataaaggaCGGAAAAACTTGACAGACTGCCTATGAATTGATTACGATTTTATTTAACATGCCTACTTTGTgccacaacattttaaattaatccacttgtttcatttaattaacaattttcaaaatattttactcTATCTATAGTTTTAGCTCCTATGTTTTTCTTCTTACTTAAAAAAAGGCAAGACCTAACAAGTCAAGTAAcaaggcaaataaaaaatttactgCTTTCTTTAATTAAGAGCAAAGAAATGTATCTCAAGCAATTTTCTTTCTATGAGTGCTTTTCCTTATTATCATAGTTAAGCGcaagtattaaaaaaaactgtaTCTATTAAAAAGCTACTTCTCAAGACCACTGTTAATTAATGGAACAATGCAACACCAAGCATTCCCTTTTCAAAAAATACTATATCTCGACACAAAAAATGGCAGATGCGAAAAGAACTTTGCACTTCAAGACTATTGTGCTTTTCATTGTTCTTGGGTTTCCTTTAACAACTCTTCTCCTCGACGGCTTTTCATAGCCTTTTTTCGCCACTTTTTTCCTGAAAGACAATTGAAGCGAATAACCAAAACGAAATTCGGGGATTGGGAAACAAAACCGAAACAGCATGACCCAGCTAAGACTTGGCTCAAAGTCTACGAGGATTTTCTGGGGTCTTAACACCTTCCGCTTCTGCATTTGCTTTTGCCACTTTTCATATGGCCTATTTCGGGTCTGGAGAAAAGGTCTAAAAAAATGGAGCTTCAGTTTTCGATTTGAAGTTACGCTTTTTGTGCCGTTGTACGTGCGCTTTAATTTAAGGCTTCAAAGGGCTCTGCTTTTGGCAATATTGTATTTTAGAGGTTTTATAAGAGGTCAAACGACTATACAACCTACTTAACATGAGTTATGTGGTTGGGAACTTATTAGGCATTTTAGCGAGCAATTGAACTACTAGGAACTTTGAAAAACATTGTAAATATATCTCTTCACAGTCTCATGTGCGGTATTGCTTTATAGAAATTTACCATAGGCGCATTTTCGTTACTAGAAAATTATTAAGGACTATAACCATTTCCAGCCGCTCTTCAAAAAGGCTCCAACAAAAGTCTAAACTACTTCTACCTTTGGCATGACAGCCACTCGGGAAACTGCAGTGCAAACAGACTTTCGGATCCACTTTGTTAACTTCGGCATTAAAATACTTAACCCCATTCCGGCGAACCCCCGACCCCCAGCCCACCCTTCATCGAAAACAAACCCACTTGAGGCGCACCGTAATCTATCAATAATATTATTACTTGAAGTAagttagttagttagttagttagttagCTTCTCTTCAGCTGGCTGCACTATCCGCACTCAGAAGTTTTAACCAAACCCACCTCGGCTGCGCTCCTTTTGGATGGCCACTCAACGGGGGGCCAGGTAATTCCCTAGGTAAATTTATAATTACTGGAAGCGACTTGAACTAGTTATGCCGCCAGTTGGAGTCCCGAAGTCCTGAATTCCCCTCTGGGATCGGGATGGGGGATCCACGGGGACCGAAAAGTTGTATCAAGTTGTTGTCTGCCGGGTGACCAAGGCGCCAAGGCAATCTAATTTCCATTTACCCATTCGCCGCCCCCACCAAAATGACCCTACTTTGTTGGCTTTTTCATTAGGTTTCCATTCGGAGGCAGCCGCACCTGGAAGCTGGCTAAAAAGTTCATTCTGGACGAAATTAAGTGTcatttttcttcgattttgttttcacaagattctttttttttaccagGGGTACAAAAAAGTGCTCTCGGTAGTTAAACAGAGTTTTGGGAGTCCTTTTATTACCCCCCAGTCACTTccatttttattgattttaattgcaatggaaatgcaattaaaaatttagCACAGTTCCTGGCGTAAGTGCATTAACATTAACTGAAAAATGATTTATGCCGTGTTtgacattttaattatgctcGCCGACGCAGCAGCAAACAAACAATCATGCAGATATCTCCATGTGCCGGCGTGTGAGTGACTTTCATTAAGTTCTTTTTATGCTCTTAAATATCCGGccatttgttttaatttttgttgcttAACGTTCAATTTTTAATGTTCCATTAATTGCATTAAATTATGTGCAAAATTATGCACTTAAAATGCAGCAAGTTTCCGCCCATAGACAAATCACTGTGAAAAAGCATCAAAAGTGGGttggtttttatattttgtccaTTGAATAATCCCCATTACAATTATacgattttaaatatatttgtactAGTTAGTACTTTAAGAGAAAATGCTGTTTTCAATTAATAAACAGATGGAGGTTATGCAATGGTACTGACCTTCAATTAAAGCCACAACTTTCCACAAGCAATCACTTTAATTGTGCTCCATCTTTCTGGCCCTTCATCTCATTTCCCTGGCCAGCACATCAAAAAccaattaatttttatacattgtGTTGGTTGCTTTattctgtattttttttgtggcgCACAACAATTTGCCAATAGCATCCTGGACAGGACATACGCATACAGAAGCAATTAGTCGGAAAATTTAACACAGTTCATTGGGCAAATTTGAACACGGCTGAAGCTAATGACATAATTTTGCCATTGACTGGATTAGATAATGCCCAGGACACACTTATTCCCCTTACCCACACCCTTGGCCAGTTAATTGTTGTATGTAGGTCCTGCCCAGGACACATTACAATCTGTTATAAGCCCGAAGCCAAAGATTAATGATCGGGAAGGCCTAATGAAGTTACTCCGGACAGCACGTGGGACAGAATTCGATTCCCTGGGCCCGATGAAGACAATGTAAGTGTGATGAAGTGCTGAATCCTTGGGAATTCAAAGCtccctttttttatttatgatgCGCTTAAATTGTTGCTCTTTGCATATTTACCTTGTTATTTTATTACGTGACGGAAATGAACAGAAAtataaaatgcaataaaataaaaagagcAGCGCCGGCAAGAGCAGCGTCCACATAAACAGCGCGAAAACATTGTCACAGCATGAAGTCGAATGGTTTTTACatgcaaaaatatttcatttcctCCAGCAGCGAAATgcttaataataaaaaaataaaagaaaggaAAGGCAGGCGAAATGAGCGACAAAGAATATTTCATAGTGAGGGGGAGCTGGGGCCGGGCAAATAAAAAGCTGCAATAAAAATCTGTTTAACATGAAGTGCGGCAAACGCACAAAAGTCTGACACAGTAGTGAAGGGAGATCCTCGGAAATCATCTTGTTCTGTCTCCGCTGCCTTCTGCCCATACACTTTACAACTTATGAGTGCTAATAAAATTCACTCGGCACAGACAAGACACATATACCCCGCAAGTCCTTCGAAAAAATTCAGAGAGTCCTTCAAGGTGTGCGCTTTGATAAGGAACTCCCCTTGGAGCGAGTCCGTTTTGGTTGCGGGAACTAAGTGGTGCCGAGATCCCAATGGACAGAATAAAAGGCAAggatttcattttaaatttaacaatttattgTGTCAGTGCTACGGAGAGACGGAGTGGATGGTTGCCTTTTGCAATTTCTGTGATAATTTCGCACAGAATGAAACGGTTGTCGAATGAAGAAAGAAATCCCTGATAAAATCTCCGATGCATAAGCTTAGTGGGCATTATGAGGTGTGCTTTTGCGACTGTGATTTACCAAGATTTTCAGCTATTGTGTGCAGTATGGTTGATGATCACATATTTGAAATGCTGCTTGCATggaatttttatataaaatatatattccttTTCTCCTGAAAtgcttttaatatattttaacagaACGCTGAACCGAAGTTCATTGTTacttaaagtttaaaaatttaaaatatcaatACATATCTCTCTCGCTTTATGTAATGCTCATCTAACCAAGTTCCCTTAGATAAAGCTCAAGCTCCCCTAAAAAATATCAGAAATAATCAAGAATCATGCCAGAAAAGTGGACAGCTTTGCTGCTATTGCTACAGCTGCTCGGGAGTTTGGAGACGGGTGAGGCGATTTGGTTTCCCTGGTACTTCCAGCGCTACGGATTGGCCCCGCATTCGAAGCGACATGGCGGAGGTCACAAGAACCAGACGGATACAACTTGTCCGCTTGGCTACGAACTCAAGTCCCCGGCGGTGGGGTTGACAGGAGGAAAGGTCGGCTCTGATAGGGTTTCAGGATCGGAACAACCGGGTCAGCGACTCTGCGACGACAATCCCGTCCTTATGCAGCTGGCCCGCCTTTATGTGGTCAGCCCCGAAAGGATTGTCCTGCTGCTGGCCCAGCCCTCCCTCACCGATTCCTGCGCCGAGATCACCGATGTGCTGGGCAACATTAGGAAGTCCATGCGCAACTGCATCCTGGCACCGGACAATATCTACGGTCGGCTAACGGATGGTCTCAGCTACTTTGAGACGGAAGTCTGTGAGGGCGGCGATGGCAGCAACCGGAAGCGATGCACAGGACTCCAGGAGTCGCACAACTGCCTGCGGGAACTGCGAACGGATATGATCGAGTGCGAGGCTCCGGCGGATTGGTACGAGCGGCGGAATGCCACCAAGGTGTGCCACATCTTTAACGATGTCCTGGACTGCTATTATACGAGGGCCGCCCTGCTGTGCGGCGTCGAGGTCGCCAAGCAGCTGAGATCCTTCGCCGGGGACAGCATGGGCCGGGCCATGACTCACAGGTGCACGGTCAACAAAAGGTTGCCCCGCGTGGACAATGCCATGCCCATCAGCGCAAATAGCGGGGTGGGCGGGGGATTTCCTTGGTttaattcatttcattttttgcaCATTATCTTTTGCGTTGCAGGCCTTGAATATATATTTCCATTATAAAAAGCAGTTGTGTTTCAAGCGGAGGGAAAAAACAGCCATTCAAAGTTGTAGAGAAGTCTTTACTAACattttaaatcaaacaaaaacacctcttgaCGAGTTAAAAAACTAGTGACCGCACTTTGgtgacgaaaatgtattattcgatctactaaataaataattacatttttctGATTCGTTAGAAGACGTacttattatataaaaatacctTTTCAACAACATATAGCGTAAGTCTGTAGCTTGTGTAGTTCAAAAGTTACGGGTATACAAAATTTAGCTATTTTAATCTAGCGGGTTTTGTTCACAATAGGAACAGCTAAGGTTTCTTACATAAGGCTGATtaacataataaaaattttaagataaCCCTGAACCAACGTTTTGCAACAAACTGACAAGGAACaacaaattttcattttcaaaaGTCCCCCAAATCTAGTTTAATGGTATAACTTTTGAACGAAGCATCGGATTTGAACATTTAAGGGGTCATCCGGCGcgtattttcaataaaaatgcaattagGCAAATAAACTTGGACTTTTATCCCCAACAGATcaaaatttcttaatttttacttttactctATCACTTTCTCTCCcaaaccatttaaaattttaacagtcttggtatgcaatctatTCAATCAGAGCAGATTTTCATTTATCCGTGTACTGGTGTGCTTCGTTACTtgaaataattgtattttgaaaaaatggtcTTTAAATTAAGCaactaaaaattttttaagagCCTCCAGAAGATACAATGTGTCTGCATTTCAAATAAATGTAGCTAGggaatttatttgtttgagttttataaaactttctTTTACAACTACTGCATTAATTGTATTACTTTATAACGCTGGAACTGACATTTTAATGTATAAATTGTAACCACTCTGTTATGTAGATCACACATCCAACTTGGGAATTTGGTTGGTAAAAATAGTAAAAATAAGTGAATTTATAGCCATTTCAAACTGTCAACGGCCTCCACGACGTACCCACAACAAAGTTTAGGACGTCAGAGAGAGGAACTTAATAAACGGATGCATGGCCATCATTTATCTTCCGATGGGCCCGAAATGCCAACTTAAGTGTTTAGCTATTTTCAACTAAATTTCAATAAACACCCGAGGGACTTGAGCTGTCGACAAAGTAAGCCAATTTACCAGCACCGGCGAACACCCGCATAGTTTGGTGGTGTGCGTGGGTATCTGTGTGAGTGTCCGtgtgagtatctgtgtgagAGGTGACCGCAAACATACAAACACTGCTCACGGGAAACCGATGTCGACATTCGCCTCTAGCTTAGAGCGAAACTCATCAATTATGTTGACGCGGCTGGAAAATAGTGGGTGGTTCGATGGCTGCGGGTGGTGCGGTGGTTCGCCGAGGTGGCCTTTGTTAATGACACCTTTCCCAATCGCTTGAGCCGGCCATGAAGAGCGGGATCGGAAGGCTTTGGGCCATGGCTTTTACATTTGCATCCCACGCGACGAGCTGGGCCTCAGGAAATCTGGCCTGCGAAATGCACAGCGGACTTCCATTGAACTGCATCGTAGTGGTCGAAGCATAGTTGGAGTACATCAGGAATTTCAGTTAAGGAATGCTATacgtttttgaatttaaatgggCAAATATCAGATCTCTATTCACAAACGTTAGTACAGAGAAGGGATTAAAGTAAGATAAACATTTAAGTAAATTGTAAATTGTTAGAAATAGGTACTTGCTTTTTTCAATATACACATTTATTTCTGTTTAGTTTTCCAAATGTTTTAGTTCTCACCCGATGAACTTTGCTTTAatgatttaaattattttaattgttaataaaaataattactgACACTAAAGACACAATAACTTAGGCTAATCAGAAAGTACAAATTAGAATTGGTGGTATAGGGGAACTCGTTGCTTTTGACAGCTGAATTAAATTGCTTGTCGCTAATCAAGTAATTAATTATACCAGAAACACATTACCATATGGTAATcaggaatttaaaattttaattggtgATAAAGGGTTACTCACCGCTTTTTTTCAGCAATTGTTACACATTCAAGTTGAGCAAGAAGCCCTTATCGTTTGATTTCTGGGGATTCACGTGCCCCCAATCTgtgccatatacatatatataattatatatgtacacgaatttatattatttttcaagaTAACCGACAGAACAGAGACTTTATGGAAGTTCTCGCGTTCGCACGCAAATATTTCTGGatcgcaaaataaaaatcaattattcAAATCGGTGATGCTgtcaaaaatacatattatTGTAGTGCTCTACGCTCTTATAAttccaaaaaatgttaatatgaCTGTTATTTATATAGAACTCAACGATTACACTGATAATCAAGAAGTGCAAATAAAATTACCAAATAATGATACATTGAGCATtacatttaatttgaaaatgtttagacCAAGTGACATCTTAAAAGTTGATAATTTCATGTTATCAGAAACAACCACGAATTCCGAAGGAACTACACCAGCGACAATACCAAACGCAAATACAACGACGATTGATTCAATCATGACATCAGGATCAACCACTTCATCGGAAAACTCATCGATTAGGGTAATGTACTCGTGTTCAAGAGCAGCAATCTGAGTTGTTTCGACAACTTTCGCTGACATTTTTTCATTTGTCTTTTacagattttaaataataattatatacaaaataCTAAAGAGGAGAAGAGAAAAGAAGATACAACTGAAATACCACTTTTAAAAGCTAAGAATACTCCATTAGGACGACTTTCGACGCCCCCAGAGGTAAATCCACTCCTGATAAAATACGATCCTAAGCAATCTACTCGATACATTTACTTAGCCgtaaaaaaatcattaagttAACTTACT from Drosophila subpulchrella strain 33 F10 #4 breed RU33 chromosome 2L, RU_Dsub_v1.1 Primary Assembly, whole genome shotgun sequence includes:
- the LOC119546322 gene encoding uncharacterized protein LOC119546322; translated protein: MPEKWTALLLLLQLLGSLETGEAIWFPWYFQRYGLAPHSKRHGGGHKNQTDTTCPLGYELKSPAVGLTGGKVGSDRVSGSEQPGQRLCDDNPVLMQLARLYVVSPERIVLLLAQPSLTDSCAEITDVLGNIRKSMRNCILAPDNIYGRLTDGLSYFETEVCEGGDGSNRKRCTGLQESHNCLRELRTDMIECEAPADWYERRNATKVCHIFNDVLDCYYTRAALLCGVEVAKQLRSFAGDSMGRAMTHRCTVNKRLPRVDNAMPISANSGVGGGFPWFNSFHFLHIIFCVAGLEYIFPL